In a single window of the Acetivibrio clariflavus DSM 19732 genome:
- a CDS encoding HD domain-containing protein — MGKITLEDLKKNEEISTLFETADKQLAAMGYTEHSFRHVTLVANAAGNILKTLGYEEREVELAKMAGYLHDIGNAVNRVDHAHYGAILAYQILTKMGMEIKEAAEIMLAIGHHDEGSGGAVSPISAAVILADKSDVHRTRVRNNDITTFDIHDRVNYAVESSKIYVDKEKKIAVLELHIDTNICPVMDYFEIFLVRMTMNRRAAEFLGLKFQLIINGTHLL, encoded by the coding sequence GTGGGCAAAATCACATTGGAAGATTTAAAGAAGAATGAAGAGATCTCCACTCTTTTTGAAACAGCGGACAAGCAGCTTGCTGCGATGGGGTATACCGAACATTCCTTCAGACATGTGACCCTGGTGGCTAATGCCGCAGGAAATATACTGAAGACTTTGGGGTATGAGGAACGTGAAGTGGAACTGGCTAAAATGGCCGGTTATCTTCATGATATCGGGAATGCTGTAAATAGAGTGGATCATGCCCATTATGGTGCTATTCTGGCATATCAGATATTAACGAAAATGGGCATGGAAATTAAAGAAGCCGCAGAAATAATGCTGGCAATAGGCCATCATGACGAAGGCAGCGGCGGTGCAGTGAGTCCTATTTCAGCGGCTGTGATTCTTGCAGATAAATCCGATGTTCACAGGACAAGGGTTAGAAATAACGATATTACTACCTTTGATATACATGACAGGGTGAATTATGCCGTTGAAAGTTCAAAAATATATGTGGACAAGGAGAAAAAAATTGCGGTTCTTGAACTGCACATCGACACAAATATCTGTCCTGTAATGGATTATTTTGAGATTTTTTTGGTTAGAATGACGATGAACAGAAGAGCAGCAGAGTTTTTAGGGCTGAAGTTTCAGTTGATTATTAACGGTACCCATTTACTTTAG
- the secD gene encoding protein translocase subunit SecD, translated as MKGNYGIKSLFLILIIGLLTYISIAGLVIQGTNIDIPKVSENIRYGIDIRGGVRAVLTAPADVNPTDEQMEAAKQVVENRLDFQKVYDRTVLLEKNNKRIIVEIPWRQDEKEFDPNKAINELGMTAQLTFREVDKEKVDENGNYLPLDDKIILKGDDVVKAAPETNPNTGKIYVALKLSSEGAKKFEEATGRLVGEPLAIFMDEQLISAPTVREKISGDSAVIEISNADPNAAIKEATELANTINAGALPFKLEAVQIESISPTLGKSALDVILRAGLIAGILVILFMLLYYRLPGIIADIALIFQIVTQVLIISSVGMSLTLAGIAGIILTIGMGVDANVIIYERIKEEIRSGKTVKAAIDAGFDRAFAAIFDGNITTLIVAVVLYFLGSGPIQSFAFTLGLGVLLNFITAIVISRTFLRAVSSYKITKSRWLYGVRGGNSNV; from the coding sequence ATGAAAGGCAACTACGGAATTAAGTCCCTTTTTCTGATTTTGATTATAGGTTTATTAACTTATATATCAATAGCGGGACTTGTAATTCAGGGAACAAATATCGACATACCGAAAGTGTCGGAAAATATCAGATACGGTATTGACATCCGGGGAGGTGTCAGAGCAGTTTTGACGGCACCAGCTGACGTAAATCCAACTGATGAACAGATGGAAGCGGCAAAACAGGTAGTTGAAAATAGATTGGACTTTCAAAAGGTTTACGACAGAACAGTATTACTTGAAAAGAACAATAAGAGAATCATCGTAGAAATACCCTGGAGACAGGATGAAAAAGAATTTGATCCCAATAAAGCGATAAATGAGTTGGGTATGACAGCTCAGCTTACCTTTAGGGAAGTGGACAAGGAAAAAGTGGATGAAAACGGCAATTATTTGCCTTTGGACGACAAAATAATACTAAAAGGTGACGATGTGGTAAAAGCTGCACCGGAAACAAACCCAAACACCGGAAAGATATATGTTGCTTTGAAATTGAGTTCCGAGGGAGCAAAAAAGTTTGAGGAAGCTACAGGACGTCTGGTGGGAGAGCCTTTAGCCATATTCATGGACGAACAGCTGATTTCTGCACCCACTGTTAGAGAAAAGATTAGTGGAGACAGTGCTGTTATAGAAATTAGCAATGCTGATCCTAATGCTGCAATCAAGGAGGCTACTGAGCTTGCCAATACAATCAATGCCGGTGCGTTGCCGTTTAAGCTTGAGGCAGTTCAGATTGAATCCATCAGTCCGACTCTGGGTAAAAGTGCTCTTGATGTTATTTTAAGGGCTGGATTGATAGCAGGTATCCTTGTTATATTGTTTATGTTATTGTACTATAGATTGCCTGGAATTATAGCTGATATAGCTCTTATATTCCAGATTGTTACTCAGGTTTTGATTATATCATCGGTGGGAATGTCCCTTACCCTGGCAGGTATTGCCGGTATCATACTCACAATAGGTATGGGTGTTGACGCAAACGTTATTATATACGAGAGAATAAAAGAAGAAATAAGATCAGGCAAGACGGTTAAGGCTGCTATTGATGCAGGATTTGACAGGGCTTTTGCGGCAATATTTGACGGTAATATTACCACATTGATTGTAGCAGTAGTGCTCTATTTCTTGGGTTCCGGTCCTATACAGTCCTTTGCCTTTACATTGGGCTTGGGTGTATTGTTGAACTTTATTACTGCTATAGTTATATCGAGAACCTTCCTGCGGGCAGTATCCAGCTATAAAATTACAAAGAGCCGTTGGTTGTACGGTGTGAGGGGAGGCAACAGCAATGTTTGA
- a CDS encoding RluA family pseudouridine synthase, which produces MDMSEIRKAEEIKLISEENGTRIDAWLSKMLDKYSRSYIQKLINDGLVLVNGTAVKSNYKVRMKDDITVQIPEPEVLDIVPEDIDVPILYEDEHIIVVDKPKGMVVHPAAGNYSGTLVNALMKHCGDNLSSINGVIRPGIVHRIDKDTSGVLVVAKSNEAHEKLSMMLKEHDINRVYIALVHGIIREEAGKIDAPIGRHPVDRKKMAVNTKNGRRAVTHFKVLERFKDATMLEVKLETGRTHQIRVHMSYIGYPIIGDTVYGRKKDKYNIEGQALHAKLLGFVHPITNEYMEFESELPEYFVKLLEELRRN; this is translated from the coding sequence ATGGATATGAGTGAAATAAGAAAAGCGGAAGAAATAAAGCTTATATCGGAAGAAAACGGAACAAGAATTGATGCATGGCTGTCAAAAATGCTTGATAAATACTCTCGCTCATACATACAGAAGTTGATTAATGACGGACTGGTTCTGGTAAACGGAACTGCGGTTAAATCAAATTACAAGGTCAGGATGAAGGATGATATAACCGTACAGATTCCTGAACCGGAGGTACTGGACATTGTCCCGGAGGATATTGATGTCCCGATATTGTATGAGGATGAGCATATTATAGTGGTTGATAAGCCTAAAGGAATGGTGGTGCATCCGGCGGCAGGCAACTATTCCGGAACTTTGGTAAATGCATTGATGAAACACTGTGGGGATAATTTGTCCAGTATAAACGGTGTAATAAGGCCCGGTATAGTTCACAGGATAGACAAGGATACATCGGGAGTATTGGTGGTTGCAAAGAGTAATGAAGCCCATGAAAAGCTTTCAATGATGCTGAAGGAACACGATATAAACAGGGTTTATATTGCTTTAGTCCATGGCATTATTCGGGAGGAAGCGGGAAAAATTGATGCACCTATAGGAAGGCATCCTGTGGACAGAAAGAAAATGGCGGTGAATACAAAAAACGGCCGAAGAGCCGTTACCCACTTTAAAGTGCTGGAAAGATTTAAAGATGCCACAATGCTGGAAGTTAAGCTGGAGACAGGCAGAACCCACCAAATCAGGGTTCATATGTCCTATATAGGCTATCCCATTATAGGCGATACCGTTTACGGAAGGAAAAAGGACAAGTATAACATAGAGGGACAGGCTCTTCATGCCAAACTCCTGGGGTTTGTTCATCCTATCACCAATGAATATATGGAGTTTGAATCGGAACTTCCCGAGTACTTTGTAAAGCTACTGGAGGAATTGAGAAGAAATTAA
- the lspA gene encoding signal peptidase II: MIWVVIILAIIGLDQFTKYLVMNNIAFGEKIPVIDGFFYLAHWKNTGAAWGILEGWRFFLIPVTIIVSIILAHYLVKSDNKIFKLSLSMILGGAIGNLIDRAFRNGGVVDFLDFHFWSYNFPTFNVADCFIVIGTLCLSYYILFVMKDEKNIENNEL, from the coding sequence ATGATTTGGGTAGTAATTATTTTGGCGATAATAGGACTGGATCAGTTTACAAAGTATTTGGTCATGAATAACATCGCCTTTGGCGAGAAAATACCGGTGATTGACGGTTTTTTTTATCTGGCCCATTGGAAAAACACCGGTGCTGCATGGGGAATTCTGGAAGGATGGAGATTTTTTTTAATTCCGGTTACAATAATTGTGTCGATTATTTTAGCCCATTACCTTGTAAAGTCGGATAACAAAATTTTTAAGTTATCCCTGTCAATGATATTGGGCGGGGCAATCGGAAACTTGATAGATCGTGCTTTTAGAAACGGTGGGGTTGTTGACTTTTTGGATTTCCATTTTTGGTCATACAATTTTCCTACTTTTAATGTTGCCGATTGCTTTATTGTGATTGGTACTCTGTGTTTATCCTACTATATTTTGTTTGTTATGAAGGATGAAAAAAATATTGAAAACAATGAGTTATAA
- the scfB gene encoding thioether cross-link-forming SCIFF peptide maturase produces MIHKFSLYGTNIVVDVNSGAVHIFDDVAYDVLDYYENNTPEEIVGLLSGKYKREEIVEAIKDIDSLKAEGLLYSQDVYEETIALWDKKPVIKALCLHISHDCNLRCKYCFASTGDFGGQRMMMTAEVGKKAIDFIIKESGNRRNLEIDFFGGEPLMNFETVREIVDYARAKEKEFNKNFRFTLTTNALLLDEDIKNYLNENMQNVVLSIDGRKEVNDKMRFRVDGTGCYDDILPKIKDMAESRGQDNYYVRGTFTRENLDFSKDVLHLADEGFKQISVEPVVAGKDSGYDLREEDLPVLFEEYEKLALELVKRKKEGRGFNFFHFMIDLSQGPCIAKRLRGCGSGHEYVAITPEGDIYPCHQFVGNAEFKMGNVVEGKLNTEIQEHFKGSNVYTKEECSKCWAKFYCSGGCAANSYQFHNDINIPYKVGCELEKKRLECALWIKSQGI; encoded by the coding sequence ATGATTCATAAATTTTCGCTATACGGCACAAACATTGTTGTGGATGTGAACAGTGGTGCTGTGCACATTTTCGATGATGTTGCCTATGATGTGTTGGACTACTATGAAAACAATACGCCCGAAGAAATAGTCGGACTGCTTTCGGGAAAGTATAAGAGGGAAGAGATTGTTGAAGCCATTAAGGATATTGACAGTCTTAAGGCGGAAGGGCTGCTTTATTCCCAGGATGTCTATGAAGAGACAATTGCCTTATGGGATAAAAAGCCGGTAATAAAAGCACTTTGCCTTCATATAAGCCATGACTGCAATTTAAGATGCAAATATTGTTTTGCCTCAACAGGGGATTTCGGCGGTCAGAGAATGATGATGACGGCAGAGGTGGGCAAAAAAGCCATAGACTTTATTATTAAAGAATCGGGCAATAGGAGAAATCTTGAAATTGACTTTTTTGGCGGAGAGCCTTTGATGAATTTTGAAACGGTAAGAGAGATTGTAGACTACGCAAGGGCAAAAGAGAAAGAGTTTAACAAGAACTTCAGATTCACGTTGACAACCAATGCCCTGCTGCTGGATGAAGACATAAAGAATTATCTGAATGAAAATATGCAAAATGTGGTTCTCAGTATTGACGGGCGCAAAGAAGTAAATGATAAAATGAGGTTTAGAGTCGACGGTACCGGCTGTTATGATGATATACTGCCTAAAATAAAAGATATGGCAGAGTCCCGCGGGCAGGACAATTATTATGTGAGGGGAACCTTTACCAGAGAAAACCTTGATTTTTCCAAAGATGTACTGCATCTGGCCGATGAAGGTTTCAAGCAAATATCGGTAGAGCCGGTGGTTGCTGGAAAGGATTCGGGATACGACTTAAGAGAAGAGGATTTGCCAGTGCTGTTTGAAGAATATGAAAAACTGGCCCTTGAATTGGTAAAACGTAAAAAGGAAGGCAGAGGATTTAATTTCTTTCACTTTATGATTGATCTTTCTCAGGGCCCATGTATTGCGAAAAGGCTTAGAGGCTGCGGTTCAGGCCATGAATATGTTGCGATAACTCCCGAGGGAGATATATATCCCTGCCATCAGTTTGTCGGAAATGCCGAATTTAAAATGGGAAATGTGGTGGAAGGCAAACTGAACACCGAGATACAGGAACATTTTAAAGGTTCGAATGTTTATACAAAGGAAGAATGCAGCAAATGCTGGGCAAAATTTTACTGCAGCGGAGGATGTGCAGCTAATTCCTACCAATTTCACAATGACATCAATATACCTTATAAAGTGGGCTGCGAGCTTGAAAAGAAAAGACTGGAATGTGCTCTTTGGATAAAGTCCCAAGGTATATAG
- the scfA gene encoding six-cysteine ranthipeptide SCIFF encodes MKHIKTINGSTLKDSLKKGGCGECQTSCQSACKTSCTVANQSCEKN; translated from the coding sequence ATGAAACATATCAAAACTATAAACGGCTCAACTTTAAAAGACAGCTTGAAAAAAGGCGGATGCGGCGAATGCCAGACTTCATGCCAATCAGCTTGCAAAACTTCATGCACAGTTGCAAATCAGAGCTGTGAGAAAAACTAA